Proteins co-encoded in one Elusimicrobiota bacterium genomic window:
- a CDS encoding peptide chain release factor 1, with protein sequence AMQESKARELSDERKLQVGTGDRSEKIRTYNYPQDRVTDHRINENFHNLPAIMDGEIEDIVNLLRKHDEDIIMQALGNS encoded by the coding sequence GCAATGCAGGAATCTAAAGCAAGGGAATTGTCGGATGAACGGAAGTTGCAAGTAGGGACCGGGGACCGGTCAGAAAAAATACGGACTTACAATTATCCGCAGGATCGTGTGACTGATCACAGGATAAACGAAAATTTTCATAATTTACCCGCAATTATGGATGGCGAGATTGAGGATATAGTTAATTTACTGCGGAAACACGACGAGGATATTATTATGCAGGCGCTGGGGAATAGTTGA